One Benincasa hispida cultivar B227 chromosome 5, ASM972705v1, whole genome shotgun sequence genomic window carries:
- the LOC120078682 gene encoding abscisic acid receptor PYR1-like isoform X1 → MEKGEPSEIDHHQTATATVTAHHLAFPAGLSQQEFDNLKQLIFEFHTYELRPGQCSSLLSQLIRAPRDVVWSVVRRFDKPQTYKHFIKSCTVAEDFVMTVGCTRDVNVISGLPAATSTERLDILDDDRYVTGFSITGGEHRLRNYRSVTTVHEMERDGQIWTVVLESYIVDVPEGNTEEDTRLFADTVVKLNLQKLTSVTEGMVRAVDSAVVAAAAAAGHNICVNVEKKDLAVVLLGILISFCNAN, encoded by the exons ATGGAAAAGGGCGAACCGTCAGAAATCGACCACCACCAGACCGCCACCGCCACCGTCACCGCCCACCACCTCGCCTTCCCGGCCGGATTATCTCAGCAAGAGTTCGACAACCTGAAACAACTCATCTTCGAGTTCCACACCTACGAACTCCGCCCCGGCCAATGCTCCTCCCTCCTCTCTCAACTAATCCGAGCGCCGCGCGATGTCGTTTGGTCCGTCGTCCGCCGCTTCGATAAACCTCAAACTTACAAACACTTCATCAAGAGCTGTACCGTCGCCGAAGACTTCGTAATGACTGTAGGATGTACCAGAGACGTCAATGTAATCTCAGGCCTCCCGGCGGCAACGAGTACAGAGCGGCTCGATATACTTGACGACGATCGGTATGTGACTGGTTTCAGTATCACCGGCGGTGAGCATCGGTTAAGGAACTACCGGTCTGTTACGACAGTTCATGAAATGGAGCGAGATGGTCAGATCTGGACCGTCGTTTTGGAATCGTACATCGTGGATGTGCCGGAAGGGAATACAGAAGAGGATACACGTTTATTTGCAGATACGGTTGTGAAATTGAATCTGCAGAAGCTTACATCCGTTACTGAAGGAATGGTTCGTGCCGTTGATTCTGCTGTtgttgctgctgctgctgctgcag GCCATAATATCTGTGTGAACGTTGAGAAGAAGGATTTGGCAGTTGTGCTTCTGGGCATACTTA TTTCGTTCTGCAATGCAAATTGA
- the LOC120078682 gene encoding abscisic acid receptor PYR1-like isoform X2: protein MEKGEPSEIDHHQTATATVTAHHLAFPAGLSQQEFDNLKQLIFEFHTYELRPGQCSSLLSQLIRAPRDVVWSVVRRFDKPQTYKHFIKSCTVAEDFVMTVGCTRDVNVISGLPAATSTERLDILDDDRYVTGFSITGGEHRLRNYRSVTTVHEMERDGQIWTVVLESYIVDVPEGNTEEDTRLFADTVVKLNLQKLTSVTEGMVRAVDSAVVAAAAAAVSFCNAN from the exons ATGGAAAAGGGCGAACCGTCAGAAATCGACCACCACCAGACCGCCACCGCCACCGTCACCGCCCACCACCTCGCCTTCCCGGCCGGATTATCTCAGCAAGAGTTCGACAACCTGAAACAACTCATCTTCGAGTTCCACACCTACGAACTCCGCCCCGGCCAATGCTCCTCCCTCCTCTCTCAACTAATCCGAGCGCCGCGCGATGTCGTTTGGTCCGTCGTCCGCCGCTTCGATAAACCTCAAACTTACAAACACTTCATCAAGAGCTGTACCGTCGCCGAAGACTTCGTAATGACTGTAGGATGTACCAGAGACGTCAATGTAATCTCAGGCCTCCCGGCGGCAACGAGTACAGAGCGGCTCGATATACTTGACGACGATCGGTATGTGACTGGTTTCAGTATCACCGGCGGTGAGCATCGGTTAAGGAACTACCGGTCTGTTACGACAGTTCATGAAATGGAGCGAGATGGTCAGATCTGGACCGTCGTTTTGGAATCGTACATCGTGGATGTGCCGGAAGGGAATACAGAAGAGGATACACGTTTATTTGCAGATACGGTTGTGAAATTGAATCTGCAGAAGCTTACATCCGTTACTGAAGGAATGGTTCGTGCCGTTGATTCTGCTGTtgttgctgctgctgctgctgcag TTTCGTTCTGCAATGCAAATTGA